One genomic segment of Gemmatimonadaceae bacterium includes these proteins:
- the rpsQ gene encoding 30S ribosomal protein S17 produces the protein MTERGSRKTRTGLVVSDKMQKTVVVAIERRVPHPVYGKMVTRTKRVKAHDEENSAKTGDTVRIAETRPLSKDKRWRVVEIVERAR, from the coding sequence CTGACGGAGCGCGGCTCGCGCAAGACGCGCACGGGTCTCGTGGTGAGCGACAAGATGCAGAAGACGGTGGTGGTGGCGATCGAACGTCGCGTGCCGCACCCGGTCTACGGCAAGATGGTCACGCGTACCAAGCGCGTGAAGGCGCACGACGAGGAGAATTCGGCGAAGACGGGTGATACCGTGCGCATCGCCGAGACGCGGCCGCTGTCGAAGGACAAGCGGTGGCGTGTCGTCGAGATCGTCGAGCGCGCGCGGTAG
- the rpmC gene encoding 50S ribosomal protein L29 encodes MRAEEIREMSVADIASRIHELEEEQFRLKFRAATEPPEDPLRLRLIRRDIARLKTVLREQQVEQRAAAQGQTNG; translated from the coding sequence ATGAGAGCTGAAGAAATCCGCGAGATGAGCGTCGCCGACATCGCGTCGCGCATCCACGAGCTGGAAGAGGAACAGTTTCGGCTGAAGTTTCGCGCCGCGACGGAACCACCCGAGGATCCGCTTCGCCTGCGACTGATTCGCCGCGACATCGCGCGCCTCAAGACCGTGCTGCGCGAGCAGCAAGTGGAGCAGCGCGCCGCTGCCCAGGGACAGACCAATGGCTGA
- the rpmD gene encoding 50S ribosomal protein L30, with protein sequence MPRTFVWHPSKGPRKTAKQNLPESGSVRIKQVRSGIGHSWRMRATLEAIGLKHHQDEVVKEITPGLKGQLKQVRHLVEVTPVEGDK encoded by the coding sequence ATGCCGCGCACGTTCGTATGGCACCCGAGCAAGGGGCCGCGCAAGACGGCGAAGCAGAATCTTCCCGAATCGGGAAGCGTACGGATCAAGCAGGTTCGCTCCGGCATCGGCCACTCGTGGCGGATGCGCGCGACGCTCGAAGCGATCGGTCTCAAGCATCACCAGGATGAAGTGGTGAAGGAGATCACGCCCGGGCTCAAAGGTCAGCTGAAGCAAGTGCGCCACCTCGTCGAGGTGACGCCGGTGGAAGGAGACAAGTAA
- the rplO gene encoding 50S ribosomal protein L15 produces MGLHNLAVVPGATKNRKRLGRGPGSGTGKTSGKGHKGIKARAGHHGPGGGKPHFEGGQMPITRRLPKRGFTNPFREENQIVRLDDLATLSASGAEITRDSLAEAGLINSNKGQVKVLANGEISQAITVKGLKVSAGAREKIVAAGGRVED; encoded by the coding sequence ATCGGCTTGCACAACCTCGCCGTCGTTCCCGGCGCGACGAAGAATCGCAAGCGTCTCGGCCGCGGTCCGGGGTCGGGCACCGGCAAGACCTCGGGTAAGGGTCACAAGGGTATCAAGGCGCGCGCGGGCCACCACGGTCCGGGCGGCGGCAAGCCGCACTTCGAGGGCGGCCAGATGCCGATCACGCGCCGGTTGCCGAAGCGCGGCTTCACGAATCCATTCCGCGAGGAAAATCAGATCGTGCGGCTCGACGATCTGGCGACGCTCTCGGCCAGCGGTGCGGAGATCACGCGCGACTCGCTCGCTGAAGCGGGGCTGATCAACAGCAACAAGGGGCAGGTCAAAGTGCTCGCGAACGGCGAGATCTCGCAGGCGATCACGGTGAAGGGCCTCAAGGTCAGCGCCGGCGCGCGCGAGAAGATCGTCGCGGCCGGAGGCCGCGTCGAGGACTAA
- the rplR gene encoding 50S ribosomal protein L18, giving the protein MPAIPKTRVEQRYRRHLRVRKKVTGTAERPRLVVFRSLKHITAQLVDDVARRTLATATSTDLLSGKKTDKSTEVGKRIAEKAKAAGITKVVFDRAGYRYHGRVKAVADGAREGGLEF; this is encoded by the coding sequence ATGCCAGCAATTCCGAAGACGCGTGTTGAGCAGCGGTATCGCCGCCATCTCCGCGTACGCAAGAAGGTCACGGGCACCGCGGAGCGTCCGCGTCTCGTGGTGTTCCGTTCACTCAAGCACATCACCGCGCAGCTGGTGGATGACGTCGCGCGCCGCACGCTGGCGACCGCGACGTCGACCGATCTCCTGAGCGGCAAGAAGACGGACAAGTCGACGGAAGTCGGCAAGCGCATCGCTGAAAAGGCCAAGGCCGCGGGGATCACGAAAGTCGTGTTCGATCGCGCGGGCTACAGATACCACGGCCGCGTGAAAGCGGTGGCCGACGGAGCCCGCGAAGGCGGGTTGGAGTTCTAA
- the rplE gene encoding 50S ribosomal protein L5, with product MATKEKKGGSGGKGSGKKGGGDAKARGPHAGAGLPVPAPRLKDFYQNTVRQRLMQQFGFTNPHQVPLLEKIVINVGVGEAIKQPKALDSVVDELAIITGQQPVRKKAKKSIANFGLRQGQEIGAAVTLRGARMWEFLDRFITVAIPRIRDFRGLGTRSFDGRGNYSLGVKEQMIFPEINYDSIESIHGMDITFVTSTNRDDQAFALLKELGMPFRTDEKKGRGAAA from the coding sequence ATGGCGACCAAGGAAAAGAAGGGCGGTTCCGGCGGCAAGGGCTCCGGCAAGAAGGGCGGCGGCGATGCGAAGGCGCGTGGACCACACGCCGGCGCCGGCCTGCCCGTGCCCGCGCCGCGGCTCAAGGATTTCTATCAGAACACCGTGCGCCAGCGCTTGATGCAGCAGTTCGGGTTCACCAACCCGCATCAGGTGCCGCTGCTCGAGAAGATCGTGATCAACGTCGGTGTGGGCGAGGCGATCAAACAGCCCAAGGCGCTCGACTCGGTCGTCGACGAGCTGGCGATCATCACCGGGCAGCAGCCGGTCCGCAAGAAGGCGAAGAAGTCCATCGCCAACTTCGGCCTGCGCCAGGGCCAGGAGATCGGCGCCGCGGTCACGCTGCGCGGCGCGCGGATGTGGGAGTTCCTCGATCGCTTCATCACGGTCGCGATTCCGCGCATCCGCGACTTTCGCGGTCTTGGCACCCGGTCGTTCGACGGGCGCGGCAACTATTCGCTCGGCGTCAAGGAGCAGATGATCTTCCCCGAGATCAACTACGACTCGATCGAATCGATTCACGGAATGGACATCACGTTCGTCACGAGCACGAACCGCGACGATCAGGCGTTCGCGCTCCTGAAGGAGCTCGGCATGCCGTTCCGGACGGACGAGAAGAAAGGACGCGGCGCGGCCGCGTGA
- the rplF gene encoding 50S ribosomal protein L6, with translation MSRIGKLPITVPAGVTVTIDGNTVKVKGPKGELTHRLPEGVTVDKSDNTLNVARASDETNHKSLHGLTRSLIANMVEGVTKGYAKQLEITGVGYKAEVRPYGLQLSLGFSHTIEFKAPAGIKLTAPQPTAVTIEGSDKALVGQVAAEIRGLRPPEPYKGKGIRYAGEVIRRKAGKAGGK, from the coding sequence ATGTCGCGAATCGGCAAACTTCCCATCACCGTTCCCGCCGGCGTCACCGTGACGATCGACGGCAACACGGTCAAGGTCAAAGGTCCCAAGGGCGAGCTCACGCATCGTCTGCCCGAGGGCGTCACCGTCGACAAGAGCGACAACACGCTCAACGTCGCGCGCGCCTCGGACGAGACCAATCACAAGTCGCTGCACGGCCTCACGCGTTCGCTCATCGCGAACATGGTCGAGGGCGTGACCAAGGGCTATGCGAAGCAGCTCGAGATCACGGGCGTCGGCTACAAGGCCGAGGTGCGTCCGTACGGCCTCCAGCTCTCGCTTGGCTTCTCGCACACGATCGAGTTCAAGGCGCCCGCGGGCATCAAGCTCACCGCGCCGCAGCCGACGGCCGTCACCATCGAAGGGTCGGACAAGGCACTCGTCGGACAGGTCGCGGCGGAAATCCGCGGTCTGCGTCCGCCCGAGCCGTACAAGGGCAAGGGCATTCGTTACGCCGGCGAAGTCATTCGGCGCAAGGCCGGTAAGGCGGGAGGCAAGTAA
- the idi gene encoding isopentenyl-diphosphate Delta-isomerase — protein sequence MTHEQVILVDAADAEIGVAEKLAAHRDGQRHRAVSVFVFSPDGARLLLQRRAHAKYHSPGLWTNTCCGHPRPDETSIAAAQRRLREEMGLDCALEERCVFSYRAAVGDLVENEIDHVFVGWTSALPEPNAAEVAEYEWVDTAALAQRLSSHPREFTAWFPLALDALGLRAGTHYL from the coding sequence GTGACTCACGAGCAGGTCATTCTCGTCGACGCGGCGGACGCCGAGATCGGCGTCGCCGAAAAGCTCGCCGCGCATCGCGACGGGCAGCGGCACCGCGCGGTGTCAGTGTTCGTGTTCTCACCGGACGGCGCGCGGCTGCTGCTGCAGCGGCGCGCCCACGCGAAGTATCACTCGCCCGGGCTCTGGACGAACACGTGTTGCGGCCACCCGCGGCCCGACGAAACCAGCATCGCCGCCGCGCAACGCCGTCTTCGCGAGGAGATGGGTCTCGACTGCGCGCTCGAGGAGCGGTGCGTGTTCTCGTATCGCGCCGCGGTGGGCGACCTGGTCGAGAACGAGATCGATCACGTCTTCGTCGGTTGGACGTCGGCGCTCCCCGAGCCCAACGCCGCCGAGGTGGCGGAGTACGAGTGGGTGGATACCGCGGCGCTCGCGCAGCGCCTGTCGTCGCACCCGCGGGAGTTCACCGCGTGGTTTCCGCTCGCGCTGGACGCCTTGGGGCTGCGCGCCGGAACGCACTACCTTTAA
- the rpsH gene encoding 30S ribosomal protein S8, protein MSMTDPIADMLTRIRNACGSKHRRVDMPVSKMKTEIARILKENNYIQDYSTLETDDGKKVLRVRLKYAGGQPVIRELQRVSTPGLRKYVGAGEIPRVRNGLGLAILSTNKGLMSDREARQSRTGGELVAVVW, encoded by the coding sequence ATGAGTATGACCGACCCGATCGCCGACATGCTGACGCGGATCCGCAACGCCTGCGGATCGAAGCACCGCCGCGTCGACATGCCGGTGTCGAAGATGAAAACCGAGATCGCGCGCATCCTGAAGGAGAACAACTACATTCAGGATTATTCGACGCTCGAGACGGATGACGGCAAGAAGGTCCTGCGCGTGCGCTTGAAGTACGCCGGCGGCCAGCCCGTCATTCGCGAGCTGCAGCGCGTCTCCACCCCCGGGCTCCGGAAATACGTCGGCGCCGGCGAAATTCCGCGCGTCCGCAACGGACTCGGGCTCGCCATCCTGAGCACGAACAAGGGCTTGATGTCCGACCGTGAAGCGCGCCAGTCGCGCACCGGCGGCGAGCTCGTCGCCGTCGTCTGGTAG
- a CDS encoding adenylate kinase, producing the protein MIIVLFGKPGAGKGTQAPLLAESLVVPTLATGDVLRAALRAGTKLGLEAKACMERGELVPDSVILGIIAEELAQPQYAKGVILDGAVRTVPQAEGLDAMLKKIGRKVDAVLAFDIENDEIVRRLSDRTVCEKCQTPYSGRKVGDICDKCGGALIRRKDDDPDAIRTRLKAYGEQTAPVLDWYRSHGDKVVVVNAVGAVDDVKRRALGALGAEGATRK; encoded by the coding sequence ATGATCATCGTCCTTTTCGGGAAGCCCGGCGCCGGCAAGGGAACACAGGCCCCGCTTCTCGCCGAGTCGCTCGTCGTGCCGACGCTCGCCACCGGGGATGTGCTGCGGGCCGCCCTGCGCGCCGGCACGAAGCTCGGCCTCGAGGCCAAGGCGTGCATGGAGCGCGGCGAGCTGGTGCCGGACTCCGTCATCCTTGGCATCATCGCCGAGGAGCTCGCCCAGCCGCAGTACGCGAAGGGCGTCATTCTCGACGGCGCCGTGCGCACCGTGCCGCAGGCGGAAGGACTCGATGCGATGCTGAAGAAGATCGGCCGGAAGGTCGACGCGGTGCTGGCCTTCGACATCGAGAATGACGAGATCGTGCGGCGCCTGAGCGATCGCACGGTGTGCGAGAAGTGCCAGACGCCGTACAGCGGCCGCAAGGTTGGCGACATCTGCGACAAGTGCGGCGGCGCGCTCATTCGCCGCAAGGACGACGATCCCGACGCCATTCGCACGCGCCTCAAGGCGTACGGGGAGCAGACCGCGCCGGTGCTCGACTGGTATCGGAGCCACGGCGACAAAGTCGTCGTCGTGAACGCGGTCGGCGCGGTCGACGACGTAAAACGGCGCGCACTCGGCGCGCTGGGGGCGGAAGGAGCAACGCGCAAGTGA
- the rplN gene encoding 50S ribosomal protein L14, with product MIQQESMVKVADNSGAKTAQVIRVLGGTRRRYAGLGDVVIVAVKNALPNGTVKKSDVARAVVVRTAKETRRKDGSYIRFDENAVVIINEQGEPRATRIFGPVARELREKRYMKIVSLAPEVI from the coding sequence ATGATTCAGCAAGAGTCGATGGTCAAGGTCGCCGACAACTCGGGCGCGAAGACCGCACAGGTCATTCGCGTGCTGGGCGGTACCCGCCGGCGGTATGCCGGGCTCGGGGACGTCGTGATCGTGGCCGTGAAGAACGCCCTGCCGAACGGCACGGTGAAGAAGTCCGACGTGGCGCGCGCGGTGGTGGTGCGCACGGCGAAGGAGACGCGCCGGAAGGACGGCTCCTACATCCGGTTCGACGAGAACGCGGTCGTCATCATCAACGAGCAAGGCGAGCCCCGCGCGACGCGCATCTTCGGTCCCGTGGCGCGCGAGCTCCGCGAGAAGCGCTACATGAAGATCGTGTCGCTGGCGCCCGAAGTGATTTAA
- the map gene encoding type I methionyl aminopeptidase, whose amino-acid sequence MIQLKSAREIDLMAQGGKILAATVEHLRAAVKPGISTGELDAIAEEFIRAHDGATPAFKGLYGFPGSICASVNNEIVHGIPSRKRVLKDGDIISLDVGVGYKGYFTDSASTVGVGAIAPETQKLLDVTVASLEAGIAAAVIGNHIGDIGFAVQNVVEASGFSVVRDLVGHGIGVEFHEEPQVPNYGKPKRKEKLVPGLTIAIEPMVNIGGPATKTLSDRWTIVTLDGSLSAHFEHTVAITENGPLVLTRA is encoded by the coding sequence GTGATTCAGTTGAAGTCGGCGCGTGAGATCGATCTCATGGCGCAGGGCGGAAAAATTCTCGCCGCGACCGTCGAGCATCTCCGCGCCGCGGTGAAGCCCGGCATCTCGACCGGCGAGCTCGATGCGATCGCCGAAGAGTTCATTCGTGCACACGACGGCGCGACACCCGCGTTCAAGGGATTGTACGGCTTTCCGGGCAGCATCTGCGCGAGCGTGAACAACGAGATCGTGCACGGCATTCCCAGCCGCAAGCGCGTGCTGAAGGACGGCGACATCATCTCGCTCGACGTGGGCGTCGGCTACAAGGGGTACTTCACCGACAGCGCGAGCACCGTCGGCGTCGGCGCGATCGCGCCGGAAACGCAGAAGCTGCTCGACGTGACGGTGGCTTCGCTCGAGGCGGGGATTGCCGCGGCGGTGATCGGCAATCATATCGGCGACATCGGCTTCGCGGTGCAGAACGTCGTCGAAGCGTCGGGCTTCAGCGTCGTGCGCGACCTGGTGGGCCACGGCATCGGCGTGGAGTTTCACGAAGAGCCGCAGGTGCCCAACTACGGAAAGCCGAAGAGAAAGGAGAAGCTCGTGCCGGGGCTCACGATCGCGATCGAACCGATGGTGAACATCGGCGGCCCGGCGACGAAGACACTGTCCGACCGCTGGACGATCGTTACGCTCGACGGCAGCCTCTCTGCTCATTTTGAGCATACGGTCGCGATTACGGAAAACGGGCCGCTCGTGCTGACTCGCGCGTAG
- the rplP gene encoding 50S ribosomal protein L16 — MLSPKRVKFRKRFKGRTTGLSHRGSEISFGTYGLQTLEPGWITARQIEAARVALTRHIKRGGKVWIRVFPDKPITKKPAETRMGKGKGSPEMWVAVVKPGRVMFELEGVTKDIAQKAMALAAAKMPVRTKFVMREEAHTNES, encoded by the coding sequence ATGCTGTCACCCAAGCGCGTCAAATTCCGGAAGCGGTTCAAGGGTCGGACGACCGGTCTCTCCCATCGTGGATCGGAGATCTCGTTCGGCACCTATGGCCTGCAGACGTTGGAGCCGGGTTGGATCACGGCTCGTCAGATCGAGGCCGCCCGTGTGGCGCTCACGCGTCACATCAAGCGCGGCGGCAAGGTGTGGATCCGCGTATTCCCCGACAAGCCGATCACGAAGAAGCCGGCCGAAACCCGCATGGGCAAGGGCAAGGGTTCTCCGGAGATGTGGGTGGCCGTGGTGAAGCCGGGCCGCGTGATGTTCGAGCTCGAGGGTGTGACGAAGGACATCGCCCAGAAAGCGATGGCCCTGGCCGCCGCCAAGATGCCCGTGCGCACGAAGTTCGTGATGCGTGAGGAGGCGCACACCAATGAGAGCTGA
- the rpsC gene encoding 30S ribosomal protein S3: MGQKTHPVGFRLGISKDWKSRYYAGRDLPALLREDELLRKYLKARLGHAAIADIVIDRKPGKVVVTLHTGRPGVVIGKKGAEVDKLRDELAHLTGKEVGINVEEIKRPELDAQLVADNIASQLAQRISFRRAMKRAVQSAMRMGAQGIKVKAGGRLGGAEIARVEGYHEGRVPLHTLRADIDYATSTAKTTFGAIGVKVWIFKGEKVEDRRGTTYSSGM, encoded by the coding sequence ATGGGACAGAAGACACATCCGGTCGGTTTCCGACTCGGCATCTCGAAGGATTGGAAGTCGCGCTACTATGCGGGCCGCGATCTGCCGGCGCTTCTCCGTGAGGACGAGCTCCTGCGCAAGTATCTCAAGGCGCGTTTAGGACATGCCGCGATCGCGGACATCGTCATCGACCGCAAGCCCGGCAAGGTCGTCGTCACGCTGCACACCGGCCGTCCGGGTGTCGTGATCGGCAAGAAGGGCGCGGAAGTCGACAAGCTGCGCGACGAGCTCGCGCATCTCACCGGCAAGGAAGTCGGCATCAACGTCGAAGAGATCAAGCGTCCCGAGCTCGACGCGCAGTTGGTCGCGGACAACATCGCGAGCCAGCTCGCGCAGCGCATCTCGTTCCGCCGCGCGATGAAGCGCGCGGTGCAGAGCGCCATGCGCATGGGCGCGCAGGGCATCAAGGTCAAGGCGGGTGGCCGGTTGGGCGGCGCGGAGATCGCGCGCGTCGAGGGCTACCACGAGGGTCGTGTGCCCCTGCACACGCTGCGTGCGGACATCGACTATGCGACGTCGACCGCGAAGACCACCTTCGGCGCCATCGGCGTGAAGGTCTGGATCTTCAAGGGCGAGAAGGTCGAGGATCGCCGCGGCACCACTTACTCCTCCGGCATGTAA
- a CDS encoding type Z 30S ribosomal protein S14, producing MARKAMIEKSKRKPKFQVRVHNRCGRCGRSRAFLRRFGLCRICFRELSLQGMIPGVRKASW from the coding sequence ATGGCCCGTAAAGCCATGATCGAAAAGAGCAAGCGGAAGCCGAAGTTCCAGGTGCGGGTGCACAATCGCTGCGGCCGCTGCGGCCGTTCGCGCGCGTTCCTGCGCCGCTTCGGTCTGTGCCGCATTTGCTTCCGCGAGCTGAGCCTGCAGGGGATGATCCCCGGCGTGCGTAAGGCGAGTTGGTAA
- the rpsS gene encoding 30S ribosomal protein S19 produces the protein MGRSVKKGPFVQEALTKKVDALNAKNEKRVIKTWSRASTVLPEFVGHTFAVHNGNKFIPVYVTENMVGHKLGEFAPTRLFRGHTGQKAADKKAPAPAAGGAPAARGGK, from the coding sequence ATGGGACGTAGCGTAAAGAAGGGACCGTTCGTTCAGGAGGCGCTGACCAAAAAGGTCGACGCGCTCAACGCCAAGAACGAGAAGCGCGTGATCAAGACCTGGTCGCGGGCGTCGACCGTGCTGCCCGAGTTCGTGGGGCACACCTTCGCCGTGCACAACGGGAACAAGTTCATCCCGGTGTACGTGACGGAGAACATGGTCGGCCACAAGCTCGGCGAGTTCGCGCCGACGCGTCTGTTCCGAGGCCACACCGGCCAGAAGGCGGCGGACAAGAAGGCGCCGGCGCCGGCCGCCGGCGGCGCTCCGGCCGCGCGCGGAGGCAAGTAA
- the secY gene encoding preprotein translocase subunit SecY, with amino-acid sequence MAQNNAAAAVQNLFRTPELKDKILFTLLCLLVYRIGSAITAPGVNPIAIQDYINTQQRGGGLLGLYNLFTGGSLARATVFALGIMPYISASIFQQIAQAVVPSIDKMSKDEEGRKKINQWSRYATIVLAAVQGWGFAIFAESITAAVTNPGFGFRVSMTFFLTVGAIFVMWLGEQITERGIGNGASLMIFFAIVERIWPGIISAFQFVSTGAIGAFSLLVLVVVMVLIVAAVVAVTMAARRVLIQIPQRTMARGRMREASRSFIPLRINSSGVMPIVFAQSVIVVPGAVAQFMGNQRMRDFADYLAPGNTLYNILMAILILFFTYFYTSIIFNPVDLAENLKKQGGFIPGVKPGARTAEYIDDVVSKITLPGAIFLTFVALLPIWIANMLHIASFNFGGTSLLIVVGVALDTIQQMNQHLLLRKYDGFMKKGRIKMRGRQGAPGGF; translated from the coding sequence ATGGCACAGAACAATGCGGCGGCGGCGGTTCAGAATCTGTTCCGCACGCCCGAGCTGAAGGACAAGATCCTTTTCACGCTGCTCTGCCTGCTCGTGTACCGCATCGGGTCGGCCATCACGGCGCCTGGCGTGAATCCGATCGCGATTCAGGATTACATCAACACGCAGCAGCGCGGCGGCGGCCTGCTCGGCCTCTACAACCTGTTCACCGGCGGCTCGCTCGCGCGCGCCACGGTGTTCGCGCTGGGCATCATGCCGTACATCTCCGCGTCGATCTTCCAGCAGATCGCGCAGGCGGTGGTGCCGTCGATCGACAAGATGTCGAAGGACGAAGAAGGCCGAAAGAAGATCAACCAGTGGTCGCGCTACGCGACGATCGTGCTGGCCGCGGTGCAGGGCTGGGGCTTCGCGATCTTCGCCGAGTCGATCACCGCGGCGGTGACGAATCCTGGGTTCGGCTTCCGCGTGTCGATGACGTTCTTCCTCACCGTCGGCGCGATCTTCGTGATGTGGCTCGGTGAGCAGATCACCGAGCGCGGCATCGGCAACGGCGCGTCGCTCATGATCTTCTTCGCGATCGTCGAGCGCATCTGGCCGGGCATCATCTCGGCGTTCCAGTTCGTGAGCACGGGCGCGATCGGCGCCTTCTCGCTCCTCGTGCTGGTGGTCGTGATGGTGCTCATCGTGGCGGCGGTCGTCGCGGTCACGATGGCGGCGCGGCGGGTGTTGATTCAGATCCCGCAACGCACCATGGCGCGCGGACGCATGCGCGAGGCGAGCCGGAGCTTCATTCCGCTCCGCATCAATTCGTCGGGCGTCATGCCGATCGTCTTCGCCCAGTCGGTGATCGTGGTGCCGGGCGCGGTCGCGCAGTTCATGGGCAACCAGCGCATGCGCGATTTCGCGGACTATCTCGCGCCGGGCAACACGTTGTACAACATCCTGATGGCGATCCTCATCCTCTTCTTCACGTACTTCTACACGTCGATCATCTTCAATCCGGTCGACCTGGCGGAGAACCTGAAGAAGCAGGGCGGCTTCATTCCGGGCGTGAAGCCCGGCGCCCGCACGGCGGAGTACATCGACGACGTCGTGTCGAAGATCACCCTGCCGGGCGCGATCTTCCTCACGTTCGTCGCGCTGCTGCCGATCTGGATCGCGAACATGCTGCACATCGCCTCGTTCAACTTCGGCGGCACGTCGCTGCTCATCGTCGTCGGCGTCGCGCTCGACACGATTCAGCAGATGAACCAGCACCTGCTGCTCAGAAAGTATGACGGTTTCATGAAGAAAGGCCGCATCAAGATGCGCGGTCGTCAAGGCGCGCCGGGCGGATTCTGA
- a CDS encoding DUF5700 domain-containing putative Zn-dependent protease, which yields MRRVALAVLFPAALLAQQTGQPAQHGQASLADSVMMLNRAGQFADAARTAKRGLDAAKTIEEKCGFLIGGGYALGRMGESETAGVLQAIDTQCRETQAVRTHATDIAAIRAALASSRASAAPNDIDPGKWPPLPATGVDMTAIDAFYRIADILRSDRDPSPVEWNAMLATPGYQLVWKQNRSIRVSMATAFKPSMKPKRDSLLAVESDQSLAIRHLLRAYDQRDAVMRARDALSRSIADSIALGVRAAARYLPAGTTEKTPAPFIAFAVFADDGYALDGGVLLDPLFVIENGLVPLISHEFHHAYVATVDRSVRTANMQYDAALYGAIRSLRNEGIADQIDKPHPLPATSGALAWYPPRYNAAYDKTPALLKTFDSLVVVAADDSTKAAVVGQRARALFWSNGHPNGAYIAREIAETFGVDSLLPAVYDPFALLRIYAAAERKHGRPSPFSVKAQAKLDEMEKRYVRP from the coding sequence ATGCGCCGCGTCGCTCTCGCCGTGCTGTTCCCCGCCGCCCTGCTCGCCCAGCAAACAGGACAACCGGCGCAACACGGCCAGGCGTCGCTCGCCGACAGCGTGATGATGCTGAACCGCGCGGGTCAGTTCGCGGACGCCGCTCGCACCGCCAAGCGCGGGCTCGACGCGGCGAAAACGATTGAAGAGAAGTGCGGTTTCCTGATCGGCGGCGGCTACGCGCTCGGCCGGATGGGCGAGTCCGAGACCGCGGGCGTGCTGCAGGCCATCGACACGCAGTGCCGCGAGACCCAAGCGGTCCGGACGCACGCCACGGACATCGCCGCCATTCGAGCCGCGCTCGCCTCGTCTCGCGCGTCCGCGGCGCCGAACGACATCGATCCAGGCAAATGGCCGCCGCTGCCCGCGACGGGAGTCGACATGACGGCGATCGACGCGTTCTATCGCATCGCCGACATCCTGCGGAGCGATCGCGACCCCTCACCAGTTGAGTGGAACGCCATGCTCGCGACGCCGGGTTATCAACTCGTCTGGAAGCAGAACCGGTCGATCCGCGTCTCCATGGCCACCGCGTTCAAGCCATCGATGAAGCCAAAGCGCGACAGCCTGCTCGCCGTCGAGTCGGACCAGAGCCTCGCGATTCGGCACCTGCTGCGCGCGTACGACCAGCGCGACGCCGTCATGCGCGCCCGCGACGCGCTCAGTCGCTCGATCGCCGACAGCATCGCACTCGGCGTGCGGGCGGCCGCCCGCTATCTGCCCGCCGGAACGACCGAGAAGACTCCAGCGCCGTTCATCGCGTTCGCGGTCTTCGCCGACGACGGCTACGCGCTCGACGGCGGCGTGCTGCTCGATCCGTTGTTCGTGATCGAGAATGGCCTCGTGCCGTTGATCTCGCACGAGTTTCATCACGCGTATGTCGCGACGGTGGATCGGTCGGTGCGCACGGCCAACATGCAGTACGATGCCGCGCTGTACGGCGCCATCCGCTCGTTGCGCAACGAGGGCATCGCCGATCAGATCGACAAGCCGCATCCGCTGCCGGCGACGTCCGGCGCGCTCGCGTGGTATCCGCCGCGCTACAACGCCGCGTACGACAAGACTCCCGCGCTGTTGAAGACGTTCGACTCGCTCGTGGTCGTCGCCGCGGACGATTCCACCAAGGCCGCCGTCGTCGGCCAGCGTGCACGCGCACTGTTCTGGTCGAACGGCCATCCGAACGGCGCGTACATCGCGCGCGAGATCGCCGAGACGTTTGGGGTCGACTCGCTTCTGCCGGCGGTGTATGACCCGTTCGCGTTGCTGCGCATCTACGCGGCGGCCGAACGGAAGCACGGGCGCCCGTCGCCATTCTCAGTGAAGGCGCAGGCGAAGCTCGATGAGATGGAGAAGCGGTACGTGAGACCGTAG